The genomic DNA AGAATAGCTGTCGGGATCGGCAAGCAGCCGCGGCCCCGCCACCAGCAGCATGGCATAGACGCAAAGGCCTACTGCCCAAGGGAGCGCTGCACGTGCCGAGAACGGTTGAACCGCGCTGTGGACGACCTGGTCAGTCATGGCGGGCCAAAGTAGGCCGCAAGCGTTAAGTTCTTCTTTAATGTTTCGCGCGTTTGCCGCGAAGGCGGTTCAGGCACTTCGCTCGCGCCCCGCGATGCGCAGCCAGCCAACAAAAAACGCGGCGTTTCCGCCGCGTTTTTCAATCTCATATGACGTCCGGCGATTACGCCTGCGGCTGCGGCTCCAGGCCGGGATCCGCATCGGGCCGCGGGCGCGGCGACTTGCCGGCCGGGGGCACCGCGGAGGCGCGCGGCGTGGTCGGCTCGAGCACGGATTCGCGGTTCGGCTTCTTGCCCTTGAGCAGATCGACGATCTCGTCGCCGCTCAGCGTCTCGAACTCCAGCAGGCCCTTGGCCAGCGCCTCGAGGTCGGCATGCTTCTCGGTGAGGATCCGGGTTGCTTCCTTGTAGCCTTCCTCGACCAGACGGCGGATCTCGGAGTCGATCTTCTGCACGGTCGCCTCAGAGGCGTTCTGCGTCCGCGACACCGACATGCCCAGGAACACCTCGTCCTGGTTCTCGCCGTAGGAGACCGTGCCGAGCTCTTCCGACAGGCCCCAGCGCGTCACCATCATGCGGGCGAGGCGCGTGGCCTGCTCGATGTCGGAGGCGGCGCCCGAGGTCACCTTCTCGCGGCCGAAGATCAGCTCTTCGGCGACGCGGCCGCCCATCATGATCGCGAGGCGCGAGGTCATCTGCTCCAGAGACATCGACAGCTTGTCGCGCTCGGGGAGCTGCATCACCATGCCGAGCGCACGGCCGCGCGGGATGATGGTCGCCTTGTGGATCGGATCGGTCGCGGGCACGTTGAGGCCAACGATGGCGTGGCCGCCCTCGTGATAGGCCGTCAACAGCTTCTCTTCCTCGGTCATGACGAGCGACTTGCGCTCGGCACCCATCATCACCTTGTCCTTGGCTTCCTCGAACTCGGCCTGCGTCACCATCCGCTTGTTGCGGCGGGCGGCGGTGAGCGCGGCTTCGTTGACGAGGTTCATCAGGTCGGCACCGGAGAAGCCCGGGGTGCCGCGCGCGATGGTCTTGAGGTTGATATCCGGCGCCAGCGGCACCTTGCGAACGTGGACCTTCAGGATCTGCTCGCGGCCGACGACGTCGGGATTCGGCACCACGACCTGACGGTCGAAGCGGCCCGGACGCAGCAGCGCGGGATCGAGCACGTCGGGGCGGTTGGTCGCGGCGATCAGGATCACGCCCTCGTTCGCCTCGAAGCCGTCCATCTCGACCAGCAACTGGTTCAGCGTCTGCTCGCGCTCGTCATTGCCGCCGCCGAGACCGGCGCCACGGTGACGACCGACGGCGTCGATTTCGTCGATGAAGATGATGCAGGGCGCATTCTTCTTGGCCTGCTCGAACATGTCGCGCACACGAGAGGCGCCGACGCCGACGAACATCTCGACGAAGTCCGAACCCGAAATGGTGAAGAACGGCACGTTAGCTTCGCCCGCGACCGCACGTGCGATCAGGGTCTTACCGGTGCCGGGAGGGCCGACCAGCAGCACGCCGCGCGGAATGCGGCCGCCGAGGCGCTGGAATTTGCCGGGGTCGCGCAGGAATTCGACGATCTCCTGCAGGTCCTGCTTGGCTTCGTCGACGCCGGCGACGTCCTCGAAGGTGACGCGGCCATGCGCTTCGGTCAGCATCTTGGCGCGCGACTTGCCGAAGCCCATCGCCTTGCCGGCGCCGCCCTGCATCTGCCGAGACAGGAAGATCCACACGCCGATCAGCGCGATGAACGGCAGCCAGGAGACCAGCAGCGAGACGAACCACGGCACGTTGTCGCCGGGCGGCTTCGCGGTGATCTGCACCTTGCTGTCATACAGGCGCTTCACCAGCGTCGGGTCGTTCGGCGCATAGGTCTGGAAGCTGGAGCCGTTGGTGAAGGTGCCGTGAATGTCAGGCCCCTGGATCACGACGTCGCGCACATTGCCGCGGTCAACTTCGCTCAGCAGTTGCGAGAAGGCGATGTCCTGCGAGGAGGCTCGCTGACCCGGATTCTGGAAGAGCGTGAACAACGCCAACAGCAGCAAGACAATGATGACCCAGAGGGCGAAATTGCGCAGATTGGCGTTCATCGATCTTCCTTCGTGGTCGCGCGGATCGCGGCCTGATCCTCGGGCGGTTATTTTAGGCCGTACGAGGAAATCCCCAAGGAATCCTCTCGGTTAGACGCATACAATTTAGGTGCCGCCCCGGTCGCTGCCAAGGGAACGAGATGGGACTATTTAGCCCATCTTAGAGCGATTCCCGCTGAAATAATGGCGCTTGAGGCGGGGTTTTTCCTGCCTGGTTAAGGTGTCCTGACGCTGCGGGGCCGAAATGGCCGGTGTCATGATCCGACTTCATGCGGCCCTCGGGGCCTTTCATGCGTCCTTGCGCCGCCGGGCCGGCGCCGGCGCGATCTGGATACGCCCGCCAGCGAGGCTGATCAAGGCTCCCGCAAGCGTCTGCCTCATGGCTGGCCGGCCATTTGAGGCTGCGCGAGGAGGTGCGGCGATGGCCTGATCGAGCGCCGCCAGGAGGGTTTCGACCTTGCCGAGTTCCGCAGGACCTTCATGCCCGAGCGCGTTGATGGCCCGCAGCAGGAGCCGCAGCCGCACCTCGTCCGGCAGGGCGGCAAAGGCCGAAGCCTCGAAGCTTCGCGCCCCCACCTGCGGCGCTTCGCCGCGATCCCGCAAACGGAGGAAGCGCTCGGCGCCGTCGGCCAGCACCTCGACCGCCGCATTGGCCCGCGCCAGCCTCGTCGCAAGCCGCGCCAGATTCCTGACATCGCCTCCCTCGGCCGCGAGAAGCGGCAGCAGCGCGCGCAGCCGCGGCCGGGTGAAGGCGGTGTCGCGGTTGGTGGGGTCGTCGGCGAAACCGATCTTGGCCCGCTTCAAGGTCGCGATCAGCTGCGCCTTCGGAACGTCGAGCAGCGGGCGCGCCAGCACGATCCCGTCGCGTTCCGTCAGCTGCGCCATCGCCGAGAGCCCGGCAAGTCCGCTGCCGCGGAGCAGCCGCATCAACAATGTCTCGGCCTGGTCGTCGCGGGTATGGGCGGTCAGCACATGGCTCGCGCCGAGGGCACGCGCGGCCTCTGCGAGCAGGCGGTAGCGCGCTTCGCGCGCGGCGGCCGGCACTCCCGTCTTCGGCTTGGCCCCGCGCCAGCGCAGGGTCCGGTGCGGCAGGCCAAGCTCGGTGGCAAGCCGCTTGACCTCGCGCGCCTCGCGCGCCGCCTCTTGCCGGAGGCCGTGATCGATCGTGACGGCGGTGAGAACCGGCGCGCGCGCCAAGCTGCGCTGCCAGCGCGCCGCAAGCCACATCAGCGCGACCGAATCGGGGCCGCCTGAGACGGCGAGCACCAGCGCCGGCGCGCTTCGCAGGCCGGCGAAGAGCCGCCTCGCCTCGCGTGCCGAGATCGGAGAATTGTCGTCGTCTGACATGACGCTGCCCAGCAATCGCCAGCGAATGGCAGGCGCAATCTAGCGCAGCACCAACCGCGTTGTCAGGACCCAGGCGTCAGCACTTCACCCGCTTCTGCTCGCGGTCGACGGCGGCTTTGACGCCGGCGGAGGCGCGCGGATATTTGCGGCCGACCTCGCCGAAGGCGGCGCAGGCGGCCTCCTTCTCCTTCAGCGCGGCGAGCGACTGGCCGAGCCGCAGCAGCGCATCCGGCGCCTTGGCCGATTTCTCGTATTTGGTGGTGACGGCGAGGAAGGCTTCCGCGGAGTCGCGATATTGCTGGCGCTGGAAATAGCTCTCGCCGAGCCAGTATTGCGCGTCCCCGAGCAGCGGATCGCTGGGATATTTCTGGGTGAAGTTCTTCATGGTCTGCTCGGCGAGCGCATAGTCCTTGCGCTGCATGTAGCCGATGCCGAGGTCGAACTCGTCGCGCGGCGTTGCCGAGGGCGGCAGCGTGGTCAAGGCCGGAGCGCCAGCTTGTGGCGGATAGCCTTGCTGGGCGGGCGGATAGCCGGGCTGGGCCGCCGGCGGGGCGGCCTGCGGCTGATAGCGCGGGCTGGTGTTGGCGAGATCGAGCGGCTCGCCGGCGTTACGCCCGCCCGGAGCTCCTGCCGACATCGGCTGCTGGCCGCCCCCGAGCGCGCGCGGCGCGCCGGGCGCATTCGGATTCTGGCCGGGGTCGAAGGCATCGCCGCGGCGGCTCTTGCCGGGGGCGCCGGGCGCCGGCTGCTCCTGAACGATCGGCGCGGGAGATGCGACCTGCGGCTGCTCGTAATTCGGCTGCACGGCCTGCTGCTGCGGCTGGCGATAGCCCGGCGCGACCTGATTTGGTGCGATGTGGGCGGGCGGCATGGCCGCGACATTGGGCGCCTGTCCGGGTGCGGCCTGCGCGCCGCCTTCGAGCGCCCGCAGCCGCTCTTCGAGCTGGCGGTTGCGGTACTGCAGCTCCTCGTTCTGGCCGGTGAGCTGGCGCAGCTGGTTCTCCAGCCGCTCGATCCGCATCTCGGGATCATCGTCCGTCTGCGCGAATGCAGGCGAGCCCAAAGAGAGCAGCGTGGCCATCGCCACGGTGCCGGTAAAGACCTTAAATCTGGATGACATCTTGCCCTGACGACGAAAGCGAAATGGCCTGCGACGGAACATGCGACGCGCCACACATTGAAGGGGAGTACGCCAAAACTGTGACAGGCACCACGGGGTTTTAGGTCACGGATTGCTGAAACGAAACCGGCGCCCGAGAGGGCGCCGGCATGATCGGTTTCTGAAGATGAACGGCGCCTGACTGAGTGTCAGTGTCCCGGTATCAGGAGCTCGCGTTCAGCACGGTGACGGCGCGACGGTTCTGCGACCAGCAGGAGATGTCGTTACAGACGGCGACCGGCCGCTCCTTGCCGTAGGAGATCGTACGCATGCGGTTCGGATCGATGCCGCGCGAGGCGAGGAACGACCGCACCGACTGGGCACGGCGGGCGCCGAGCGCGATGTTGTATTCGCGAGTGCCGCGCTCGTCGGCGTGACCTTCGATGGTGAAGCTGTAGCGCGGATAGCTCTGGAGCCACTGCGCCTGCTTCTCCAGGGTCACGATC from Bradyrhizobium sp. CCBAU 53351 includes the following:
- the ftsH gene encoding ATP-dependent zinc metalloprotease FtsH yields the protein MNANLRNFALWVIIVLLLLALFTLFQNPGQRASSQDIAFSQLLSEVDRGNVRDVVIQGPDIHGTFTNGSSFQTYAPNDPTLVKRLYDSKVQITAKPPGDNVPWFVSLLVSWLPFIALIGVWIFLSRQMQGGAGKAMGFGKSRAKMLTEAHGRVTFEDVAGVDEAKQDLQEIVEFLRDPGKFQRLGGRIPRGVLLVGPPGTGKTLIARAVAGEANVPFFTISGSDFVEMFVGVGASRVRDMFEQAKKNAPCIIFIDEIDAVGRHRGAGLGGGNDEREQTLNQLLVEMDGFEANEGVILIAATNRPDVLDPALLRPGRFDRQVVVPNPDVVGREQILKVHVRKVPLAPDINLKTIARGTPGFSGADLMNLVNEAALTAARRNKRMVTQAEFEEAKDKVMMGAERKSLVMTEEEKLLTAYHEGGHAIVGLNVPATDPIHKATIIPRGRALGMVMQLPERDKLSMSLEQMTSRLAIMMGGRVAEELIFGREKVTSGAASDIEQATRLARMMVTRWGLSEELGTVSYGENQDEVFLGMSVSRTQNASEATVQKIDSEIRRLVEEGYKEATRILTEKHADLEALAKGLLEFETLSGDEIVDLLKGKKPNRESVLEPTTPRASAVPPAGKSPRPRPDADPGLEPQPQA
- the tilS gene encoding tRNA lysidine(34) synthetase TilS, with the protein product MSDDDNSPISAREARRLFAGLRSAPALVLAVSGGPDSVALMWLAARWQRSLARAPVLTAVTIDHGLRQEAAREAREVKRLATELGLPHRTLRWRGAKPKTGVPAAAREARYRLLAEAARALGASHVLTAHTRDDQAETLLMRLLRGSGLAGLSAMAQLTERDGIVLARPLLDVPKAQLIATLKRAKIGFADDPTNRDTAFTRPRLRALLPLLAAEGGDVRNLARLATRLARANAAVEVLADGAERFLRLRDRGEAPQVGARSFEASAFAALPDEVRLRLLLRAINALGHEGPAELGKVETLLAALDQAIAAPPRAASNGRPAMRQTLAGALISLAGGRIQIAPAPARRRKDA
- the ybgF gene encoding tol-pal system protein YbgF, producing the protein MSSRFKVFTGTVAMATLLSLGSPAFAQTDDDPEMRIERLENQLRQLTGQNEELQYRNRQLEERLRALEGGAQAAPGQAPNVAAMPPAHIAPNQVAPGYRQPQQQAVQPNYEQPQVASPAPIVQEQPAPGAPGKSRRGDAFDPGQNPNAPGAPRALGGGQQPMSAGAPGGRNAGEPLDLANTSPRYQPQAAPPAAQPGYPPAQQGYPPQAGAPALTTLPPSATPRDEFDLGIGYMQRKDYALAEQTMKNFTQKYPSDPLLGDAQYWLGESYFQRQQYRDSAEAFLAVTTKYEKSAKAPDALLRLGQSLAALKEKEAACAAFGEVGRKYPRASAGVKAAVDREQKRVKC
- the pal gene encoding peptidoglycan-associated lipoprotein Pal; the protein is MKYPMRILQGLKLAAVVAIALSMGACANKNAATDAMANAATPGSQQDFVVNVGDRVFFESDQTDLTPQAIVTLEKQAQWLQSYPRYSFTIEGHADERGTREYNIALGARRAQSVRSFLASRGIDPNRMRTISYGKERPVAVCNDISCWSQNRRAVTVLNASS